In Tautonia marina, the following are encoded in one genomic region:
- a CDS encoding leucine-rich repeat domain-containing protein, protein MKRRDASDRLRNSLIRRAILGILVWSFPSAAVVASPAQDESPDRQVAEWVILLGGSVELEGRPGRIREVIQLPADTFHLERVDLVGTNIDPPDLQRLSGLTRLKALHLPGPMWNPSAGARMDYSRETRHIAALSSLEELTFSYTYLESIKFNDDGIEEIAPLGPSLRRLSIEDTQVRGRHLAPFTNLEALDLVYCPVDDEGLEQMRGMTRLRTLLLRDALISDEGLQNLAGLVNLEQLDLGGTKITDAGIAHLSGLTRLKTLNLQGSDLTDEGIGHLAGMIGLEELNLYGTRVSNAAVDVLKDLENLRTVDLRYTRMSRTGVERLRDAIPGCTPMFFDSTIRPELPEGADRLVAGAGDAAVADWVRSIGGRAVVEDDRLVEVSLEGTSVTDELLENLNGLDHLRTLRLRSTEIGDLGMRHLAGLVGLAELDLNGTMVSDSGLVHLAGLKRLRTLDLSHTQLSGRGFADLTDLALVQVRLSDAPIDDQGIANLSEIGTLRELVLAFTDVTDDGLALLETLQELRRLDLAGTDIGNRGLRHLANLEELTALGLGYTRITDAGMTHLKPLLKLRELGLIRTRIGDASMPVVGGLSQLEDLNLDYTDVGDEGLQSLGSLANLRRLSLDSTHVTDASVPLLTRFLDLITLNLYHTFITEDGHRQIREAVPQCEIIFDPRSSDPKRRRS, encoded by the coding sequence ATGAAGAGGCGAGATGCAAGCGATCGTCTTCGCAATTCCTTGATCCGACGCGCGATCCTGGGAATCCTCGTATGGTCCTTCCCGTCCGCCGCCGTCGTGGCCTCTCCAGCACAGGATGAATCCCCGGACCGGCAGGTCGCCGAATGGGTGATCCTGCTGGGCGGCTCGGTGGAACTGGAGGGCAGGCCCGGCCGCATCAGGGAGGTGATCCAACTCCCGGCGGACACGTTCCACCTGGAGCGGGTGGACCTCGTGGGGACAAATATCGACCCGCCCGACTTGCAGCGGCTGTCCGGCCTGACCCGCCTCAAAGCGCTGCACCTACCCGGGCCGATGTGGAACCCCAGCGCGGGGGCTCGCATGGATTACAGCCGAGAAACGCGCCACATCGCGGCTCTTTCAAGCCTTGAAGAACTCACCTTCAGCTATACCTATCTCGAATCGATCAAGTTCAACGATGACGGAATCGAAGAGATCGCCCCCCTCGGCCCCAGCCTCCGGCGCCTGAGCATCGAAGACACCCAGGTCCGAGGCCGCCACCTGGCGCCGTTCACGAACCTTGAGGCGCTCGATCTGGTCTACTGTCCCGTGGATGATGAGGGCCTGGAGCAAATGCGCGGCATGACCAGGCTGCGGACGCTCCTGTTGCGAGACGCCCTCATCAGCGACGAGGGCCTTCAGAATCTCGCGGGCCTGGTCAACCTCGAGCAGCTCGACCTGGGCGGGACGAAGATCACCGACGCCGGAATCGCCCACCTCAGTGGATTGACCCGACTGAAGACGTTGAACCTTCAGGGGAGCGACCTCACCGACGAAGGCATCGGCCACCTGGCAGGGATGATCGGCCTGGAGGAACTGAACCTGTACGGCACCCGCGTGAGCAACGCGGCGGTTGACGTGCTCAAGGATCTGGAGAACCTCCGAACGGTCGACCTGCGGTACACCCGGATGTCTCGCACCGGCGTCGAACGGCTCCGCGATGCGATTCCGGGCTGCACCCCGATGTTCTTCGACTCCACGATTCGCCCCGAGCTGCCCGAAGGTGCCGATCGCCTCGTGGCCGGCGCGGGAGACGCGGCGGTGGCCGACTGGGTCCGCTCGATCGGCGGCCGGGCGGTCGTCGAGGATGACAGGCTCGTCGAGGTCTCGCTTGAAGGAACGAGCGTGACCGACGAGCTGCTCGAAAACCTGAACGGTCTGGATCACCTGCGGACCCTGCGGCTCCGGTCGACCGAGATCGGCGACCTGGGCATGCGTCACCTGGCGGGATTGGTCGGCCTGGCGGAGCTGGACCTGAACGGCACGATGGTCTCCGACTCGGGCCTCGTCCACCTCGCCGGGCTCAAGCGCTTGCGGACGCTCGACCTGTCCCACACGCAGCTTTCCGGCCGTGGGTTTGCCGACCTGACGGACCTCGCCCTGGTACAGGTGCGCCTCTCCGACGCCCCCATCGATGATCAAGGAATTGCCAATCTCTCGGAGATTGGTACCCTCCGGGAACTCGTCCTGGCCTTCACCGATGTGACCGACGACGGCCTGGCCCTCCTGGAGACGCTTCAGGAACTTCGGCGGCTCGACCTGGCCGGGACCGACATCGGCAACCGGGGCCTTCGTCACCTGGCAAACCTGGAGGAACTCACCGCCCTGGGACTCGGCTACACGAGGATCACCGACGCCGGCATGACTCACCTGAAACCTCTCCTGAAGCTCCGAGAGCTGGGCCTGATCCGGACCCGGATCGGCGACGCCAGCATGCCCGTCGTCGGCGGCCTCTCCCAGCTCGAAGACCTGAACCTCGACTACACCGACGTCGGCGACGAAGGCCTGCAATCCCTCGGCAGCCTGGCGAATCTTCGACGACTGAGCCTCGACAGCACCCACGTCACCGACGCCAGCGTCCCGCTCCTGACCCGGTTCCTCGACCTCATCACGTTAAATCTCTATCACACCTTTATCACCGAGGACGGGCACCGGCAGATCCGCGAGGCGGTGCCGCAGTGCGAGATCATCTTCGACCCCCGATCAAGCGACCCCAAACGTCGCCGGAGCTGA
- a CDS encoding leucine-rich repeat domain-containing protein, producing MTILLNSLCLIAPLFWASTSPADDDLAVQLADLGARCSRNADGAIISVDLSHAWLTDSDLKALALLPELERIDLSYTKVTDLGLELLAPLEHVKHLNLYYAEYVTDVGIAHLKHWTNLRSLNVRGTKVTSEVFEHISGMTELRWLDIGQSRVNDDLFDVLVSLDQLEHLAFGGNKMSGASLPLLKTLPRLRELSVSGRQRTDSGLWSVAVTDFNIVHIAELGSLEVLDLGQTSLSDRGVAELARLRDLRTLDLSGTRVTARGIEALAELPNLRHLKLWNAPGIDDDAVPALLQLKGLEILELQETRLSARAVSQLAEMTSLKQLFLGGLDLAPEQVEALREAMPECQVSWWETPRIEQPEPERRGD from the coding sequence ATGACGATTCTCCTGAATTCCCTTTGCCTCATCGCCCCCTTGTTCTGGGCATCGACCTCCCCGGCCGACGACGATCTCGCCGTCCAGCTTGCTGACCTCGGGGCCCGCTGTTCCCGCAATGCCGATGGCGCGATCATCAGCGTCGATCTGAGCCACGCCTGGCTCACCGACTCCGACCTAAAGGCGCTCGCCCTCCTGCCGGAACTCGAGCGCATCGACCTGTCCTACACGAAGGTCACCGACCTTGGCCTCGAACTCCTGGCTCCGCTGGAGCATGTCAAACACCTCAATCTGTACTATGCCGAGTACGTCACCGACGTCGGCATCGCGCATCTGAAGCACTGGACGAACCTTCGATCGCTGAACGTCCGCGGGACGAAGGTGACCAGCGAGGTCTTCGAGCACATTTCCGGCATGACGGAGCTCCGATGGCTCGACATCGGCCAGAGTCGCGTCAACGACGACCTGTTCGACGTCCTGGTGAGCCTCGATCAGCTCGAACACCTCGCCTTTGGTGGCAACAAGATGAGTGGCGCCTCTCTCCCTCTCCTCAAAACCCTTCCCAGGCTCCGTGAGCTGAGCGTTTCAGGCCGGCAGCGGACCGACTCGGGCCTCTGGAGCGTCGCGGTGACGGACTTCAACATCGTCCACATCGCCGAGCTCGGTTCGCTCGAAGTGCTCGACCTCGGGCAGACGAGCCTCTCGGATCGCGGCGTCGCGGAGCTGGCTCGCCTGCGCGACCTGCGCACGCTTGACCTGAGCGGCACACGCGTCACCGCCCGGGGAATCGAGGCGCTGGCCGAACTGCCGAATCTGCGGCACCTGAAGCTCTGGAACGCCCCGGGCATCGACGACGACGCCGTGCCGGCCCTCCTCCAGTTGAAGGGCCTGGAGATCCTCGAATTGCAGGAGACACGCCTCTCGGCCCGGGCCGTGTCGCAACTGGCCGAGATGACGAGCCTCAAGCAGCTCTTCCTCGGCGGCCTCGACCTCGCCCCGGAGCAGGTCGAGGCCCTGCGCGAGGCCATGCCCGAATGCCAGGTGAGCTGGTGGGAGACGCCGAGGATCGAGCAGCCCGAGCCAGAACGCCGCGGCGACTGA
- a CDS encoding DUF1552 domain-containing protein, protein MATRDPLSRRAFLRGVGLSGAAIHIGLPTFEAMLNSSGTAYAAEAGVPADPIETRFVYWFNGNGIIEKYWIPREDGPGYAMTPCLQPLSRFRQDIHVISGVDNPAARLPGPGNGHHNSMSGLVSGEMFSGRGAGGPSIDQVIAQEIGSQSRFRSLQIGVCQESFGESIQRNMSWAGRDRPLPPEMLPHRLFDRLFGSKEPYWIERKKSILDAVSDEAKTLKAGLGYSDQQRLDEYLTSVRSLERSVASLPPEYAQVVEQPPEGGDLKDWPRIAKLQTDLLVHALASRQTRVASYMLSKCQGLSRFPWLGYTYERHHEYTHGRVESPEGQRIMRDICRWHVEEFAYFLAKLKSIPEGDGTLLDHTCALFVHEHAEANSHKNAGLAMILAGHAGNLKTGRHTRVTGTVGDLYLTLAEEVVGARIGDFPTGETKLSEIV, encoded by the coding sequence ATGGCCACGCGAGATCCCCTGTCCCGTCGTGCGTTTTTGAGGGGCGTGGGCCTGTCGGGCGCCGCGATCCACATCGGGTTGCCGACCTTCGAGGCGATGCTGAACTCCAGCGGGACGGCGTATGCCGCCGAGGCGGGCGTGCCGGCCGATCCGATCGAGACGCGGTTCGTCTACTGGTTCAATGGCAACGGCATCATCGAGAAATACTGGATTCCGCGCGAGGATGGGCCGGGCTATGCGATGACCCCCTGCCTCCAGCCGCTCTCGCGGTTCCGGCAGGACATTCATGTGATCAGCGGCGTCGACAACCCGGCCGCCCGCCTGCCCGGGCCGGGCAATGGCCATCACAACTCGATGAGCGGGCTGGTCTCGGGCGAGATGTTCTCGGGGCGAGGGGCAGGCGGACCCTCGATCGATCAGGTCATCGCGCAGGAGATCGGCTCGCAGAGCCGCTTCCGCTCGCTGCAGATCGGAGTCTGTCAGGAATCGTTCGGCGAGAGCATTCAGCGGAACATGAGCTGGGCCGGTCGCGATCGGCCGTTGCCGCCCGAGATGTTGCCGCACCGGCTCTTCGACCGTCTGTTCGGCTCCAAGGAACCGTACTGGATCGAGCGCAAAAAGAGCATCCTGGACGCGGTGAGCGATGAGGCGAAGACGCTGAAAGCGGGCCTCGGGTACAGCGACCAGCAGCGGCTGGACGAGTACCTGACCTCGGTGCGTAGCCTGGAACGCTCGGTGGCGAGCCTCCCGCCGGAATACGCACAGGTCGTCGAGCAGCCGCCGGAGGGGGGAGACCTGAAGGACTGGCCCCGGATCGCGAAGCTGCAGACCGATCTGCTGGTCCACGCCCTGGCGTCGCGACAGACTCGAGTGGCCTCCTACATGCTGTCCAAGTGCCAGGGGCTTTCGCGGTTCCCTTGGCTGGGATACACGTACGAGCGGCACCACGAGTACACGCACGGTCGGGTCGAGTCTCCCGAAGGCCAGCGCATCATGCGCGACATCTGCCGCTGGCACGTCGAGGAGTTCGCCTACTTCCTCGCCAAGCTCAAGTCGATTCCGGAAGGGGACGGCACTTTGCTCGATCACACCTGCGCACTGTTCGTGCACGAGCACGCCGAGGCCAACTCCCACAAGAACGCCGGCCTGGCCATGATCCTCGCCGGCCACGCCGGGAATCTGAAGACCGGGAGGCATACCCGGGTGACGGGTACGGTCGGCGACCTGTACCTGACCCTGGCCGAAGAGGTCGTCGGGGCTCGGATCGGCGACTTCCCGACGGGTGAAACGAAGCTGTCCGAGATTGTCTGA
- a CDS encoding DUF1592 domain-containing protein — protein MGRREPGWGVLAAFVIAVAATGCGRVAAAEDTVVRDESFFVEQVYPMLHTVQCERCHTDNGVASDTLLEFPGEDPNELQIVAFGLSMIDLVDRGDPRQSLLLTKPTRRTEHTGGRRIRPDSEDEQLLLSWVNYLAGLSDDQVRKARETIARAEVRELETLTVRRLTHSQYNHTVRDLLGDQSQPANRFPKEDFINGFKNQLEAQGISPLQAEAYGKAAERLAQAAFRGGDHQGLIPRNPESPTDAEAAGEFVRQFGLKAFRRPLTADEVARYCDLFLEEAGRVQEFERGASMVIEIMLQSPYFLFRVERGADGPDADYEMASRLSYLLWDTMPSDELFRAAAAGELSTPGQVEAAARRMLDDPRARSALDEFLAQWLRFDRVLDATKDRRRFRQYNAEVAAAMVEETRRLFNDLVWNDRDFRAIFTADYTFINADLAQLYELPMPEEEFGKVAYPAESGRSGVLGHGSFLVATSNPAETSPTARGLFVRNHFLGQEVPPPPAGVSTDLPVVTEAAPMTNRERLAIHLNSESCASCHRLIDPIGLGFENYDAIGAYEETMRLQFGRGRGNASREGGPTSIELEIDPSGYIQGIENSEFSTPKELGRLLAESETSQRAIVKQFFRYAFGRQETVNDEPVLDGLYEAFRDSGFRFRELIVALITSELFLQKGTE, from the coding sequence ATGGGAAGGCGGGAGCCGGGGTGGGGAGTGCTTGCCGCGTTCGTAATCGCCGTGGCAGCCACGGGATGCGGCCGGGTTGCCGCGGCAGAGGACACGGTGGTGCGGGATGAGTCGTTCTTCGTCGAGCAGGTCTATCCCATGCTGCACACCGTGCAGTGCGAGCGATGCCACACCGATAATGGTGTGGCCTCCGACACGCTCCTCGAATTTCCGGGCGAGGATCCGAACGAGCTGCAGATTGTGGCGTTTGGGCTCTCGATGATCGATCTGGTTGATCGGGGCGATCCCCGGCAATCGTTGTTGCTGACAAAGCCCACGAGGCGGACGGAACACACCGGTGGCCGGCGGATCAGGCCAGACAGCGAAGACGAGCAACTCTTGCTGAGCTGGGTCAATTACCTGGCTGGGCTCTCAGACGATCAGGTGCGCAAGGCACGCGAGACCATCGCCCGGGCCGAGGTGCGAGAGCTGGAGACGTTGACCGTCCGGCGTCTGACGCATAGTCAGTACAACCACACGGTGCGAGACCTCCTCGGCGACCAGTCTCAACCGGCCAACCGTTTTCCCAAGGAAGACTTCATCAACGGATTCAAGAACCAGCTCGAAGCTCAGGGGATCTCTCCGCTGCAAGCAGAGGCGTATGGCAAGGCGGCAGAGCGTCTGGCCCAGGCGGCCTTTCGGGGAGGGGATCACCAGGGGTTGATCCCTCGCAATCCCGAATCGCCGACCGATGCCGAGGCCGCAGGCGAGTTCGTCCGGCAGTTCGGGCTCAAGGCCTTCCGCCGCCCCCTGACGGCGGACGAAGTGGCCCGCTATTGCGATCTGTTCCTGGAGGAGGCCGGCCGGGTCCAGGAGTTCGAACGGGGCGCCTCGATGGTGATCGAGATCATGCTGCAGTCGCCCTACTTCCTGTTTCGGGTGGAGCGGGGTGCGGACGGCCCGGACGCGGATTACGAGATGGCCAGCCGGCTTTCGTACCTCCTCTGGGATACGATGCCCAGCGATGAGCTGTTCCGGGCCGCCGCAGCGGGCGAGCTGTCGACGCCAGGGCAGGTCGAAGCGGCGGCCCGTCGGATGCTCGACGACCCCCGAGCCCGCAGTGCGCTGGACGAGTTCCTGGCCCAGTGGCTCCGATTCGATCGGGTGCTCGATGCCACGAAGGACCGTCGCCGGTTCCGGCAGTACAACGCCGAGGTCGCCGCGGCGATGGTGGAAGAAACGCGGCGCCTCTTCAACGACCTGGTCTGGAATGATCGGGATTTCCGTGCGATCTTCACGGCCGATTACACCTTCATCAACGCGGACCTCGCCCAGCTCTATGAGCTTCCGATGCCGGAGGAGGAATTCGGCAAGGTGGCCTATCCTGCCGAGTCTGGGCGTTCCGGGGTGCTGGGCCACGGCTCCTTCCTGGTGGCGACGAGCAATCCGGCCGAGACCTCGCCGACGGCCCGAGGCCTGTTCGTCCGCAACCACTTCCTCGGGCAGGAGGTCCCTCCGCCTCCGGCGGGCGTCAGCACGGATTTGCCGGTCGTCACCGAGGCCGCTCCCATGACGAACCGCGAGCGGCTTGCGATTCACCTGAACAGCGAGTCGTGCGCCTCGTGTCATCGCCTGATCGATCCGATCGGCCTGGGTTTCGAGAATTATGACGCGATCGGTGCCTACGAGGAGACCATGAGGCTCCAATTCGGGAGGGGGAGGGGAAACGCCTCCCGGGAGGGTGGTCCGACGTCGATCGAGCTGGAGATTGATCCCTCGGGGTACATCCAGGGGATCGAGAACTCTGAGTTCTCGACGCCGAAGGAGCTGGGGCGGCTGCTCGCCGAGAGCGAGACGAGCCAGCGGGCCATCGTCAAGCAGTTTTTCCGGTACGCGTTCGGTCGGCAGGAGACCGTCAACGATGAGCCGGTCCTCGATGGTCTCTATGAGGCGTTTCGTGACTCCGGGTTCCGTTTCCGAGAGTTGATCGTTGCCTTGATCACCTCAGAACTTTTCCTCCAGAAAGGAACGGAATAG
- a CDS encoding DUF1552 domain-containing protein, whose product MHHSRRQFLRATGISVALPWLDAFLPTQARGAGLAEAPRRMICICAPLGFYPESFFPKQAGQLDELSPYLDVLGEYRNEFTVISGLTGISGGHQAIDGFLTGIPGAGQPGIRNGISVDQFAAEQIGAQTRFPSLALSGEGLGLSWTRTGARVPAHHSPSKLFAEMFLEGQEHEVRAQMRNLEDGRSILDDVRDQARSLLTELGSDDRHKLDDYLTSVRELEQRLLIDEKWLRTPKPRVDVEPPRDITDRSDLIGRTRLLFDLAHLAVQTDSTRLITIMLAGATSVPPIPGVTQGHHDLSHHGKDPGKLAQLELIEVECMKVLSELVAKLKHSQEGGDSLLDRTMVYLGSNLGDASSHSNKNLPILLAGGGFRHGQHLAFDSQNPPPLCNLYVSMLQRLGIEVDSFNTGHGTLTGLDVSRS is encoded by the coding sequence ATGCATCATTCCCGCCGCCAGTTCCTTCGAGCCACTGGGATCTCCGTGGCCCTTCCCTGGCTCGACGCCTTCCTTCCTACCCAGGCTCGGGGCGCCGGCCTCGCCGAGGCCCCTCGGCGAATGATTTGCATCTGTGCCCCCTTGGGCTTCTACCCTGAGAGTTTTTTCCCCAAGCAGGCGGGCCAGCTCGATGAGCTATCCCCCTACCTCGACGTCCTGGGTGAATACCGGAACGAGTTCACCGTCATCTCTGGCCTGACCGGCATCAGTGGCGGCCACCAGGCGATTGACGGCTTCCTCACTGGCATCCCTGGCGCCGGCCAGCCTGGCATCCGCAACGGCATCTCCGTCGATCAGTTCGCTGCCGAGCAGATCGGCGCTCAGACCCGGTTCCCCAGCCTGGCCCTCTCCGGCGAAGGGCTCGGTCTCTCCTGGACCCGCACCGGGGCCCGAGTCCCCGCACATCATTCCCCCTCGAAGCTCTTCGCCGAGATGTTCCTTGAAGGGCAGGAGCACGAGGTCCGGGCCCAGATGCGAAACCTTGAAGACGGCCGCAGCATCCTCGACGACGTTCGCGATCAGGCCCGATCCCTGCTCACCGAACTCGGCTCCGACGATCGCCACAAGCTCGACGACTATCTCACCAGTGTCCGAGAGCTGGAGCAGCGCCTTCTCATCGATGAAAAGTGGTTACGCACTCCCAAGCCCAGGGTCGATGTCGAGCCCCCCCGGGACATCACCGATCGCAGCGACCTCATCGGCCGGACCCGCCTCCTGTTCGACCTCGCCCACTTGGCCGTTCAAACCGATTCCACCCGCCTGATCACCATCATGCTCGCAGGCGCCACCAGCGTTCCTCCCATCCCGGGAGTCACCCAGGGGCATCACGATCTCTCCCACCACGGCAAGGACCCCGGCAAACTTGCTCAGCTCGAACTCATCGAGGTCGAATGCATGAAGGTCCTCTCCGAGCTGGTTGCCAAGCTGAAGCACTCCCAGGAAGGGGGCGATTCCCTCCTCGACCGCACCATGGTCTACCTCGGCAGCAACCTGGGAGACGCCAGCAGCCACTCGAACAAGAACCTGCCCATTCTCCTCGCCGGCGGCGGCTTCCGCCACGGACAGCACCTCGCGTTCGATTCCCAGAACCCCCCTCCCCTCTGCAACCTCTATGTCAGCATGCTCCAGCGCCTCGGCATTGAGGTCGACTCCTTCAACACCGGTCATGGAACCCTCACCGGCCTGGACGTCTCCCGAAGCTAA